In candidate division KSB1 bacterium, the following proteins share a genomic window:
- a CDS encoding integration host factor subunit beta, with product MKQTITKKDVAKRTAKLVGEKIYLTEKVVDGVFTTLREFMSEADPEIRIEIRDFGVFEVKTTKPKPKARNPKTGEIIYVPARRKTHFKAGKLLKEVLKQPLE from the coding sequence ATGAAACAGACCATAACCAAGAAGGATGTCGCCAAACGCACCGCCAAACTGGTGGGGGAAAAGATTTACCTAACCGAGAAAGTGGTTGATGGAGTATTCACGACGTTAAGAGAATTCATGTCCGAGGCCGATCCAGAGATTCGCATTGAAATTCGGGATTTTGGTGTATTTGAAGTGAAGACCACAAAGCCGAAGCCGAAAGCCCGCAATCCAAAAACTGGGGAAATTATCTACGTGCCAGCGCGACGCAAGACCCATTTCAAGGCGGGCAAATTGCTCAAAGAAGTATTGAAACAACCGTTAGAATGA
- a CDS encoding bifunctional (p)ppGpp synthetase/guanosine-3',5'-bis(diphosphate) 3'-pyrophosphohydrolase — protein sequence MEEKYEKELENLICKIGQYNNNFDVELLKKAYTFSYHAHQDQLRKSGEPYFEHPLEVAKILVDLRLDLGTICGGLLHDVAEDTGVTLDEVAEQFGVEIATLVDGVTKISELKFDSVEMLQAENFRKMIISMIKDIRVILIKFADRLHNMRTIEFLPEKKQKRIARETLDVYAPLAHRLGIAKLKWELEDLSFKTLNRQAYEELVNKVAEKRDERERYIKRVAAPIQRELKRLGIQARISGRPKNFYSIYMKMLRRRLPFEEIQDLLAVRVIVNKVEECYFVLGVVHSLFTPIHERFDDYIATPKSNMYQSLHTTVIGPDGKIVEIQIRTEEMHRTAEEGIAAHWRYKDGKVKEDELDKHFVWLRRVLEWQQDAPDSKEFMENLKIDLFQDEVFVFSPRGDLYRLPAGSTPVDFAFAIHTELGYHCLGAKVNSRIVPLNYQLRSGDTVEIITSSSQHPNQDWIKFVKTSKARSKIKRWIKDSMFEQSVKLGEEIFLKELKKYNLKKDDEELSEIAQSYGYSEVNQLYAAIGRGDIAIHGVMQKLAPERIDQMKDETLIKRFIRRARSSDKGVRVQGIENMLINFGKCCQPVPGDQIIGFITKGRGVVIHRTDCKNILNLMKDPERNIEVEWDVDRDKRFMVRLYMVAHDRRDFLRDVTEAISSTDANIVNVVLKTEDMFVHNNMLIEVRNLKHLTTIIGKISKIKGIITVERLSGTDTGFKRLDLSNLMQEAEN from the coding sequence ATGGAAGAGAAATATGAAAAAGAGCTGGAGAACCTGATTTGTAAAATAGGTCAGTACAATAATAATTTCGATGTAGAATTATTAAAGAAAGCCTATACCTTCAGCTATCATGCGCATCAGGACCAATTACGAAAATCGGGAGAGCCATATTTTGAGCACCCGCTTGAGGTTGCTAAGATTTTGGTGGATCTGCGCCTGGATTTAGGAACGATTTGTGGTGGCCTGCTCCATGACGTGGCTGAAGATACTGGGGTCACGTTGGACGAGGTAGCAGAGCAATTCGGCGTGGAGATAGCCACCCTGGTCGATGGGGTCACCAAGATCAGCGAGTTGAAGTTTGATAGTGTGGAGATGCTCCAAGCGGAAAACTTCCGCAAAATGATCATTTCCATGATCAAAGACATTCGGGTGATCTTGATCAAGTTCGCGGATCGTCTTCATAACATGCGGACCATTGAGTTTTTGCCTGAGAAGAAGCAGAAGCGGATCGCCCGCGAAACGCTGGATGTCTATGCGCCGTTAGCCCATCGGCTCGGCATCGCCAAATTGAAGTGGGAATTGGAGGACTTATCGTTCAAGACACTCAATCGCCAGGCGTATGAAGAGCTGGTCAACAAGGTGGCTGAGAAACGGGATGAGCGGGAGCGATATATTAAGCGCGTGGCTGCGCCGATCCAGAGAGAGCTGAAGCGGCTTGGTATCCAAGCTCGAATCAGTGGTCGTCCGAAAAACTTTTACAGCATTTACATGAAGATGTTGCGCCGACGTCTGCCTTTCGAAGAGATCCAGGATCTTCTGGCAGTCCGGGTGATCGTCAATAAAGTTGAAGAATGCTATTTTGTGCTGGGGGTGGTGCATAGTTTATTCACTCCGATTCATGAGCGGTTCGATGATTATATTGCGACCCCGAAATCAAACATGTATCAATCGCTTCACACCACGGTTATTGGTCCAGATGGCAAGATTGTCGAGATTCAAATTAGAACCGAGGAGATGCATCGGACCGCTGAAGAAGGAATTGCAGCCCATTGGCGGTACAAAGATGGCAAAGTCAAGGAAGATGAGCTGGACAAGCATTTTGTCTGGCTGCGCCGGGTGTTAGAATGGCAGCAGGATGCGCCGGACTCCAAAGAGTTCATGGAAAATCTAAAGATTGACCTGTTCCAGGACGAGGTGTTCGTTTTTTCCCCTCGGGGCGATCTGTATCGGTTGCCAGCAGGCTCGACGCCCGTAGATTTTGCCTTTGCGATTCATACTGAATTGGGGTATCATTGTCTCGGAGCCAAGGTCAATAGTCGCATTGTGCCGCTCAATTACCAACTGCGCAGCGGAGATACCGTCGAGATCATCACCTCGAGCAGCCAGCATCCAAACCAGGATTGGATCAAATTTGTCAAGACATCGAAAGCCCGCAGCAAGATCAAGCGCTGGATCAAAGATTCGATGTTTGAACAAAGCGTAAAGCTGGGCGAAGAGATTTTTCTGAAAGAGCTGAAGAAATACAATTTAAAAAAAGATGATGAGGAACTCAGTGAGATTGCGCAGAGCTATGGATATTCCGAAGTAAATCAACTGTACGCCGCGATCGGTCGCGGGGATATTGCGATTCATGGCGTGATGCAAAAGCTTGCCCCCGAACGAATTGATCAAATGAAAGACGAGACGTTAATCAAGCGGTTCATTCGTCGGGCGAGAAGTTCGGATAAAGGGGTTCGGGTGCAGGGCATCGAAAACATGTTGATCAATTTTGGCAAGTGTTGTCAACCAGTCCCAGGAGATCAAATCATTGGTTTCATCACAAAAGGAAGGGGGGTGGTGATCCATCGTACTGATTGCAAGAACATCTTAAACTTGATGAAAGATCCTGAGCGAAATATTGAAGTAGAATGGGACGTGGATCGCGATAAGCGCTTTATGGTTCGATTGTACATGGTCGCGCATGATCGTCGAGACTTTTTACGCGATGTCACCGAAGCCATTTCATCAACCGATGCCAATATCGTCAACGTGGTTTTGAAGACAGAAGACATGTTTGTGCATAATAATATGCTCATCGAAGTGCGCAATCTCAAGCATTTGACGACTATTATTGGGAAGATCAGTAAAATAAAAGGCATCATAACTGTGGAACGCCTGAGTGGGACAGACACCGGCTTCAAGCGATTGGATTTGTCAAATTTGATGCAAGAAGCTGAAAATTAA
- the ruvX gene encoding Holliday junction resolvase RuvX, which translates to MNTTGRILGIDYGVRRLGVAISDPMRTIAQGLPTIKISGLQQMLAELEAIIIGQQVTEIVVGWPLNLKGEATVAAQQVDRFIQQLQQRFHLPIHRWDERWSSIEAQRTIHQFDKSPSRLKAKVDQIAAILILQSFLDYLRIQNQNRNQEQQA; encoded by the coding sequence ATGAACACAACCGGCCGAATATTGGGGATCGACTATGGTGTTCGCCGGTTGGGAGTGGCGATTAGTGATCCGATGCGGACTATTGCCCAAGGTTTGCCAACCATCAAGATTTCAGGATTGCAACAGATGCTGGCCGAATTGGAAGCTATTATCATTGGACAGCAAGTCACTGAGATCGTCGTCGGTTGGCCGTTAAACTTGAAGGGCGAGGCCACGGTCGCTGCGCAACAAGTGGATCGGTTTATCCAGCAATTGCAACAGCGGTTCCATTTACCGATCCATCGCTGGGATGAACGCTGGAGCTCGATCGAAGCCCAGCGGACCATCCATCAATTCGACAAATCGCCAAGCCGGCTTAAAGCAAAAGTCGATCAAATCGCCGCTATCCTGATCCTCCAGTCGTTTCTGGATTATCTTAGGATCCAAAATCAAAATCGCAACCAAGAGCAACAAGCTTAA